The Polynucleobacter necessarius genome has a window encoding:
- the bamC gene encoding outer membrane protein assembly factor BamC, with amino-acid sequence MTNVMQLLRQHCATLFIISFTSLSLLGCKSVTTNDTVDYKSAGAVRGPNLSYPPDLITAQADRRYIVQDGSATMSEYNAAVKKSVQTRKNVMTGIPGMRIARDGERRWLVVEKPAPELYPQIKDFWQENGFLLVVDSPSTGIMETDWAENRAKIPQDFIRNIVGGALDSIYDTGERDKYKTRLEVNKPGETEVYITQRGALEKCTTDSTGACISTIWTARPNDPELEAAFLARLMERLGMTQEMAKAQVAAPLGTKTPKAKLVQEGVNAAYIEMAAGFDCAWRDTGLALDRSNFTVEDRNRANGIYYVRYVNPKDLGDTKGFFSNLFSSKDGTSLKAKKYLVVVKSTGDNSSSIYVQNADGKPENSAAGLQLLTLLTEQMSR; translated from the coding sequence ATGACGAATGTGATGCAACTCTTGCGCCAGCATTGCGCAACTTTATTTATTATTTCTTTTACAAGTCTCTCTCTGCTGGGGTGTAAATCGGTAACCACGAACGATACGGTTGATTACAAATCTGCTGGTGCTGTTCGCGGGCCTAATTTGTCCTACCCTCCAGACCTCATTACAGCTCAGGCTGATCGTAGGTATATCGTTCAAGATGGCTCGGCCACGATGTCTGAGTACAACGCTGCTGTAAAAAAATCAGTGCAGACACGCAAGAATGTCATGACAGGCATTCCGGGTATGCGCATTGCTCGTGATGGGGAACGTCGTTGGTTGGTTGTCGAAAAACCTGCTCCAGAGCTGTATCCACAAATCAAAGATTTCTGGCAAGAGAACGGCTTTCTGCTAGTTGTTGATTCACCCTCTACCGGCATCATGGAAACGGACTGGGCAGAGAATCGGGCTAAGATTCCACAAGACTTTATTCGCAATATTGTTGGTGGTGCCTTAGATTCAATCTATGACACCGGTGAACGTGATAAATACAAGACCCGTCTTGAGGTGAATAAGCCTGGTGAAACTGAGGTCTACATTACTCAACGCGGGGCTCTTGAAAAATGTACAACTGACAGTACCGGTGCCTGTATCTCTACTATCTGGACTGCTCGTCCAAACGATCCTGAGTTAGAGGCGGCATTCTTGGCGCGCTTGATGGAACGCTTAGGAATGACGCAGGAAATGGCTAAGGCTCAAGTTGCGGCACCACTAGGCACTAAGACACCAAAAGCGAAGTTAGTCCAAGAGGGTGTTAATGCTGCCTATATTGAAATGGCAGCAGGATTTGATTGTGCATGGCGTGACACTGGCCTTGCTTTGGATCGATCTAACTTTACAGTTGAAGATCGTAACCGCGCTAATGGTATTTACTACGTTCGATATGTTAATCCTAAAGATTTAGGCGATACCAAAGGATTCTTCTCTAACCTATTTAGTAGTAAGGATGGCACTAGCTTGAAGGCAAAGAAATATCTCGTAGTGGTTAAATCTACTGGCGATAATTCTTCAAGTATTTATGTTCAAAATGCTGATGGCAAGCCTGAAAACTCTGCTGCTGGATTACAACTATTAACTTTGCTTACCGAACAAATGTCTCGATAA
- a CDS encoding cupin domain-containing protein: MGSAISPEELFKIAGDDAVESRLIKAKPWSFSNGPFKKKSIPPPESPDWTLLLQDMEGRHPAAAKLLTWFRFIPDARLDDLMISIADPGGGVGPHFDSYDVFLIQMSGRRRWRISEQKDLSLNPNLPLKILKNFKVEQEWDLEPGDMLYLPPHVAHDSIALDGGCQTWSVGFRAQSYKEILQEGLWRLAESLEDIPELEQRFADPKQRATHSPEQLPEEIIAQVTAKLKELKLDRVETFLPGITAYLSEPKPQAFFDGSANDLSLKEFKLQISKQALLPHPQTRLLALGGRIYCNGEDVTKAQDKQTQAAWSKLAAKRSLKGSLGGIGANNSLFEAYEAGWLVF; encoded by the coding sequence TTGGGTAGCGCAATATCCCCTGAAGAGTTATTCAAAATCGCAGGTGATGATGCTGTTGAATCCAGATTGATTAAGGCCAAGCCCTGGAGTTTTTCAAATGGGCCCTTTAAAAAGAAATCCATCCCACCACCTGAGTCGCCGGACTGGACACTCCTGCTTCAAGACATGGAGGGAAGACATCCAGCGGCAGCAAAATTACTTACTTGGTTTCGCTTTATTCCAGATGCTCGCCTAGACGATTTAATGATTAGCATTGCGGATCCAGGAGGAGGAGTCGGGCCACACTTTGACTCTTATGATGTCTTTTTAATTCAGATGTCAGGACGTCGGCGCTGGCGTATTTCCGAGCAAAAGGATTTAAGCCTCAATCCCAATCTCCCTTTAAAGATCTTGAAGAACTTTAAAGTTGAACAGGAGTGGGATCTGGAGCCAGGCGATATGCTGTATCTACCTCCCCACGTTGCTCACGATAGCATTGCTTTAGATGGAGGCTGTCAAACTTGGTCAGTTGGTTTTAGAGCTCAAAGTTATAAAGAAATCCTACAAGAAGGTTTGTGGCGACTAGCTGAATCGCTTGAGGATATCCCCGAGCTAGAGCAGCGTTTTGCTGATCCAAAGCAAAGAGCAACTCACAGTCCAGAACAACTTCCAGAAGAAATCATTGCGCAGGTAACTGCAAAATTAAAAGAACTGAAACTAGATCGCGTAGAAACTTTTCTTCCTGGTATTACTGCCTACCTGAGCGAACCAAAACCCCAGGCATTTTTTGATGGTTCCGCAAATGATCTTTCCCTCAAAGAATTTAAGCTTCAAATCTCCAAGCAAGCTCTGCTTCCTCACCCCCAAACACGACTACTAGCACTGGGTGGAAGGATTTACTGCAACGGAGAGGATGTCACTAAAGCGCAAGATAAGCAAACACAGGCGGCTTGGTCCAAACTGGCCGCTAAGAGGAGTCTCAAAGGCTCCTTGGGCGGAATTGGAGCCAACAACAGTCTCTTTGAGGCCTATGAGGCTGGCTGGCTGGTTTTCTAG
- a CDS encoding FKBP-type peptidyl-prolyl cis-trans isomerase, giving the protein MKIEKNTVVSLRYKLTDAQNNIIEEPDSPMVYLHGGYEGTFPKIEALLDGQDVGYEASIQLEPSEAFGEYDPELLKIEPRARFPEPLEVGMQFEGVPDAEEGGESSDVDDEPLIYTVTDVADSQVVLDGNHPLAGMALRFWVQVEDIRAATDEEIENRHAEGSEAFGMPDDADELDDGDDDFVDKTINPGGPSPTLH; this is encoded by the coding sequence ATGAAGATCGAAAAAAATACTGTTGTATCCCTGCGCTACAAATTAACCGATGCGCAAAACAATATTATCGAGGAACCAGATTCTCCGATGGTATACCTGCATGGAGGGTATGAGGGCACTTTTCCGAAGATTGAAGCTCTATTAGATGGGCAAGATGTGGGCTACGAGGCCAGCATTCAGCTTGAGCCGAGCGAGGCATTTGGTGAGTACGACCCAGAATTATTGAAGATTGAGCCACGCGCGCGTTTTCCGGAGCCTTTGGAAGTAGGTATGCAGTTTGAGGGTGTGCCAGATGCTGAAGAAGGGGGTGAGTCTAGTGATGTGGATGACGAGCCCTTGATTTATACCGTTACCGATGTAGCAGATAGTCAAGTGGTCTTAGATGGTAATCATCCACTGGCTGGTATGGCTTTGCGATTCTGGGTGCAGGTAGAAGATATTCGCGCTGCAACTGATGAAGAAATTGAGAATCGCCATGCTGAAGGTAGCGAAGCATTTGGAATGCCTGATGATGCCGATGAGCTTGATGATGGTGATGATGACTTTGTAGATAAGACTATCAATCCTGGTGGCCCATCACCAACCCTGCATTAA
- the cysE gene encoding serine O-acetyltransferase, whose translation MFNSLFDQVDSIIVRDPAARNRLEVITCYPGLHAVWIHRASHGLWNLGLKWIARLLSMLARFITGIEIHPGAKIGRRVFLDHGLGIVIGETTEIGDDCTIYQGVTLGGTSLYKGVKRHPTLGKGVVISAGAKVLGGFTVGDGARVGSNAVVLKEIPAGATAVGIPARILHPDLPQASTPDSKVKEYFSAYGVTPNVDDPVSMALKGLIDATLEQEAKIAALEKVIATLSNTPASNASESSDTKRDLGALKEWLKE comes from the coding sequence ATGTTCAATTCACTTTTCGACCAAGTCGATTCCATCATAGTGCGTGACCCCGCTGCGAGAAATCGTCTCGAGGTCATCACCTGCTACCCAGGCTTGCATGCTGTCTGGATTCATCGAGCATCTCATGGTCTGTGGAACTTGGGCTTAAAATGGATTGCACGCCTTCTGTCAATGTTAGCCCGCTTCATTACCGGCATTGAAATTCATCCTGGAGCAAAGATTGGTCGTCGTGTTTTTTTAGATCATGGCCTAGGAATCGTGATCGGAGAAACTACCGAAATTGGTGATGATTGCACCATCTATCAAGGTGTTACTTTGGGCGGAACTTCTCTCTACAAAGGCGTAAAGCGCCACCCTACCTTAGGTAAAGGTGTAGTGATTAGTGCGGGAGCAAAAGTTCTTGGCGGCTTTACTGTGGGTGATGGGGCTCGAGTTGGATCTAATGCCGTAGTCCTGAAAGAAATTCCCGCCGGAGCAACTGCAGTCGGAATTCCTGCTCGCATCCTGCATCCGGATTTACCGCAGGCAAGCACACCAGACAGTAAAGTGAAAGAGTACTTCTCCGCTTATGGCGTAACACCCAATGTAGATGATCCAGTATCTATGGCATTGAAGGGCTTGATTGATGCGACTTTAGAGCAAGAAGCCAAAATTGCAGCTCTTGAAAAAGTAATCGCTACATTAAGCAACACACCAGCATCTAATGCCAGTGAATCAAGCGACACCAAGCGTGACCTTGGTGCTTTAAAAGAATGGCTTAAAGAATAA
- a CDS encoding inositol monophosphatase family protein, translating to MHPMLNVAVKAARRAGTVINRASLNLERLQVDRKQHNDFVTEVDRQAEAAIIETLSEAYPTHGFLAEETGAQNTDAENVWIIDPLDGTTNFIHGFPQYAVSIALSVNGITQQAVVYDPTRDELFTATRGAGAYLDRRRLRVATQDRLANSLLGTGFPYREDQDLEKYLKIFADMSRNCAGLRRPGAASLDLAYVAAGRYDGFFEGDLKPWDMAAGALLITEAGGLIGNYRGEEGFLQSGEVMCANPRIFAQMVQCLSKYSTC from the coding sequence ATGCATCCCATGTTAAATGTGGCCGTTAAGGCTGCCCGTCGTGCCGGAACCGTGATTAATAGGGCTTCTCTCAATTTAGAGCGCCTTCAGGTTGACCGCAAACAACATAATGACTTTGTTACGGAGGTGGACAGACAGGCTGAAGCAGCCATTATTGAGACGCTCAGCGAGGCTTATCCAACACATGGTTTTTTGGCTGAAGAGACGGGCGCTCAAAATACCGATGCTGAAAACGTATGGATCATTGATCCCTTAGACGGCACAACCAACTTTATCCATGGCTTCCCGCAATATGCAGTTTCTATTGCCCTGTCAGTCAACGGCATCACTCAGCAAGCAGTGGTGTATGACCCAACCCGTGATGAACTTTTTACCGCAACTCGTGGCGCTGGCGCTTATTTAGATCGTCGGCGTTTGCGTGTTGCTACTCAAGATCGTTTAGCTAATTCTTTACTCGGTACTGGTTTTCCTTATCGGGAAGATCAGGATTTAGAAAAGTATTTAAAAATCTTTGCTGATATGTCACGCAATTGTGCGGGCCTGCGTCGTCCTGGTGCTGCATCTCTCGATTTGGCCTATGTTGCTGCAGGTCGTTACGATGGATTCTTTGAAGGCGATCTCAAACCGTGGGATATGGCTGCAGGTGCTTTATTAATTACTGAAGCCGGTGGACTCATTGGCAACTACCGTGGTGAAGAGGGCTTCTTGCAAAGTGGTGAAGTCATGTGTGCAAACCCACGCATTTTTGCTCAGATGGTGCAGTGCTTATCTAAATACTCGACCTGCTAA
- a CDS encoding UDP-2,3-diacylglucosamine diphosphatase, producing MILQYASALFISDLHLTPSIPLTAQRFFDFCEKDAPKVEAVFILGDLLEYWVGDDAAQHSPFQQEVKHALATLSTKVKTYYLHGNRDFLVGKHFLSKTGMTLMADPSKVNIAGSEYVLCHGDSLCTADIGYQVFRGWVRKPWIQKLFLKLPLNWRRSIANHLRSNSGAQYQRAAQSSAAEAQAKTNVTLTACAAVLRDQAGNQLIHGHTHLPKHHQEHLMGQEWQRWVLSDWDLDHPDSGRPRASALLINQDGVRYADLIKT from the coding sequence ATGATCCTGCAATACGCGAGCGCGTTATTCATTTCTGATCTACATCTCACGCCGTCAATACCCTTGACGGCGCAACGATTTTTTGATTTTTGTGAAAAAGATGCCCCCAAGGTAGAAGCAGTATTTATCCTGGGAGACTTGTTAGAGTATTGGGTTGGAGATGATGCCGCCCAGCACTCTCCTTTTCAACAAGAAGTGAAACATGCGCTTGCCACACTCTCCACTAAAGTGAAAACGTATTACCTCCACGGTAATCGAGATTTTTTAGTTGGAAAGCATTTCTTAAGCAAAACGGGTATGACATTGATGGCTGACCCAAGCAAGGTCAATATTGCTGGATCTGAATATGTTCTCTGTCATGGCGATTCACTTTGTACGGCAGATATTGGCTATCAAGTATTTCGCGGCTGGGTTAGAAAACCTTGGATTCAAAAACTCTTCTTGAAATTGCCTCTCAATTGGCGTCGCTCGATTGCGAATCATCTCCGTAGCAATAGTGGTGCGCAATATCAGCGTGCAGCTCAATCTTCTGCCGCGGAGGCTCAAGCCAAAACAAACGTTACCTTAACGGCATGTGCGGCCGTCCTAAGAGATCAAGCTGGTAATCAATTGATTCATGGGCATACTCATCTTCCCAAGCACCATCAAGAGCATCTGATGGGCCAAGAGTGGCAACGCTGGGTCTTATCGGATTGGGATTTAGATCATCCCGACAGTGGACGACCGCGCGCAAGTGCGCTACTCATTAACCAAGACGGCGTTCGATACGCCGACCTGATTAAAACTTAA
- a CDS encoding peptidylprolyl isomerase, whose translation MAKVLLKTNKGDITFTLDAAKAPKTVANFLQYVKSGHYDGTIFHRVIDNFMIQGGGMTAGLKEKSSGAQIENEANNGLKNDRGTVAMARTSDPHSATAQFFINVNDNDFLNHTSPSAQGWGYAVFGKVTDGLDVVDAIRKVKTGNADFHQDVPTEDVVIEKASVLEE comes from the coding sequence ATGGCTAAAGTTCTACTCAAAACAAATAAGGGTGATATCACCTTCACTTTAGATGCTGCTAAAGCACCAAAGACCGTTGCCAATTTTTTACAGTACGTCAAAAGCGGTCACTACGATGGCACGATTTTTCACCGCGTAATTGATAACTTCATGATTCAAGGCGGAGGCATGACTGCCGGCCTCAAAGAAAAATCTTCTGGCGCCCAAATTGAGAATGAAGCAAACAATGGCCTGAAGAACGACCGTGGCACAGTAGCCATGGCACGCACTAGTGATCCGCACTCTGCGACAGCCCAATTTTTCATTAACGTGAACGACAATGATTTTTTGAATCACACTTCACCAAGCGCACAAGGCTGGGGTTATGCCGTTTTTGGCAAGGTTACTGATGGCCTTGATGTGGTTGATGCGATTCGCAAAGTAAAGACCGGTAATGCCGACTTTCATCAAGATGTTCCGACAGAAGATGTCGTTATTGAAAAGGCAAGCGTTCTCGAGGAATGA
- a CDS encoding tetratricopeptide repeat protein, which yields MSPFFTPPPMPANPFSLYPDHLGGLSAIFAALLLAGCSTPGQQLADAEIKTLNTASTGATQGVQAPYVGSYGPNDPPRLAENDGGYDQFNSELSDSVAVPFLSFLIIEPDPVTKNGVPSDIEKLVKAKKYPEAIDLINQRLKKTPGNVQLRYVKAHMQIEMRQWDAAKKTLIEITQQFPELPEPYNNLAALAANQGNWIEARDYLELALKLRPSYTVAAANLGEVYIRLAAQSYDSAAKDAVLNQRQYTNRAKALMEILKPPKKRVAPISPAVPLTIPSSK from the coding sequence ATGAGTCCGTTTTTCACCCCGCCCCCTATGCCAGCTAACCCATTTTCACTATATCCAGACCACTTAGGCGGCTTGAGCGCTATTTTTGCTGCTTTACTGCTAGCGGGCTGTAGCACCCCCGGCCAACAACTAGCAGATGCTGAAATCAAGACCCTAAATACCGCCTCGACCGGGGCTACTCAAGGTGTCCAAGCCCCTTATGTGGGCTCATACGGCCCCAATGACCCCCCACGACTTGCTGAGAACGATGGTGGATACGATCAATTCAATTCGGAGCTTTCAGACTCCGTAGCTGTGCCTTTTCTATCCTTTTTAATCATTGAGCCTGATCCGGTAACCAAAAATGGGGTTCCGTCTGATATTGAAAAGTTAGTCAAAGCCAAAAAATATCCGGAAGCCATTGACCTCATTAACCAGCGCCTCAAGAAAACGCCAGGTAATGTGCAGTTACGTTATGTCAAAGCGCATATGCAGATTGAAATGCGCCAGTGGGATGCAGCCAAGAAAACTTTAATTGAAATAACTCAACAATTTCCAGAGTTACCAGAGCCTTATAACAACCTCGCTGCATTAGCAGCCAATCAGGGCAATTGGATTGAGGCAAGGGATTACTTAGAGCTTGCTTTGAAATTACGCCCTAGCTATACCGTTGCTGCAGCCAACTTAGGCGAGGTCTATATTCGCCTTGCCGCACAGTCCTATGACAGTGCGGCAAAGGATGCCGTCCTCAATCAGCGTCAATACACCAATCGTGCAAAAGCACTCATGGAGATATTGAAGCCACCCAAGAAGAGAGTTGCACCAATATCACCAGCAGTCCCGCTGACAATACCTAGTTCAAAATAA